In one Brevibacillus composti genomic region, the following are encoded:
- a CDS encoding molybdopterin-binding protein, giving the protein MVEKPKLKEVPVREAVGMMLPHDMTQILPGEFKGRLFKKGHVVTEADIEPLLSIGKEHIYVLEMPPGYIHEEEAGIRIAQAVAGGGLVLTEPYEGKVSMKAAHHGLAKVNEEAVHALNELVGIAFSTIYSDQVVRQGDSVAATRIIPLIIEEERIVRLEELARQFAGSIVEVKPFLPKRVGVVTTGGEVFSGRISDKFGPTIRSKVEALGSTVVEQRFAPDDKELIEQEIIRFLDSGVDLILVTGGMSVDPDDRTPGAIAGTGAEVVRYGTPMLPGSMLMVAYKGEIPILGLPGAVMHEPFTSFDVFLPRILAGEKIVEADMTRLGYGGLRKC; this is encoded by the coding sequence TTGGTAGAAAAACCGAAGCTGAAGGAAGTGCCTGTCCGAGAAGCGGTCGGCATGATGCTCCCGCATGACATGACACAGATTCTCCCGGGAGAGTTCAAGGGGCGCCTGTTTAAAAAAGGACATGTCGTCACAGAGGCGGACATCGAGCCGTTGCTCTCCATCGGCAAGGAGCATATCTACGTGCTGGAAATGCCGCCGGGGTATATCCACGAGGAAGAGGCCGGCATCCGGATCGCGCAGGCCGTGGCGGGAGGGGGCCTGGTCCTCACCGAGCCCTACGAAGGAAAAGTCTCGATGAAAGCGGCGCATCACGGTCTGGCCAAGGTGAACGAAGAGGCGGTCCACGCGCTCAACGAGCTGGTGGGCATCGCGTTTTCGACGATTTACAGCGACCAGGTGGTCCGGCAGGGAGACTCGGTCGCGGCTACCCGTATCATTCCGCTGATCATCGAAGAAGAGCGGATCGTGCGCCTGGAAGAGCTGGCGCGCCAGTTTGCGGGCAGCATCGTAGAGGTGAAGCCCTTCTTGCCAAAGCGTGTGGGAGTGGTCACTACAGGCGGGGAAGTGTTCTCGGGAAGGATTTCCGATAAATTCGGTCCAACCATCCGTTCAAAAGTAGAAGCACTCGGCTCCACGGTCGTCGAGCAGCGTTTTGCACCCGACGACAAAGAGCTGATCGAGCAGGAAATCATCCGCTTTCTGGACAGCGGTGTCGATCTCATCCTGGTGACAGGCGGCATGTCGGTAGATCCCGACGACCGCACGCCGGGGGCGATCGCAGGGACAGGAGCAGAAGTCGTCCGCTACGGTACACCGATGCTTCCCGGCTCCATGCTGATGGTCGCCTACAAGGGAGAGATCCCCATCCTCGGCTTGCCAGGGGCGGTCATGCACGAGCCGTTCACCTCTTTTGACGTCTTTTTGCCGCGGATCCTCGCGGGGGAAAAAATCGTCGAGGCGGATATGACCCGCTTGGGATACGGCGGATTGCGGAAGTGCTAG
- a CDS encoding HAD family hydrolase translates to MKKWITFDLDGTLMQNPFGEWVFPELNATVSRWAGRPVNIVRGLLEEHQRRMRAAQYVAAYDWDEMLTGLLEKLHIEQRLDIEELVIKHAVPGKIRLLEEGSVEVLKQLREAGFSLAAVTNGFFKYQFPVMEALGLSGYFDEIVTPERAGAGKPDPAILRMFGGNVVAHIGDRLDHDVKLANDYGCLSVFVYHNLPRALLSVHPSERACDASMAGILTEKWEQESSGTANGPLARLCKPKVVVAAVRELLTLEELKKV, encoded by the coding sequence ATGAAAAAGTGGATTACGTTCGATCTGGACGGGACACTCATGCAAAATCCGTTTGGGGAATGGGTCTTTCCGGAATTGAATGCGACGGTATCCCGATGGGCGGGAAGACCGGTCAATATCGTGCGCGGTCTGCTGGAAGAACATCAGCGGCGGATGAGAGCTGCCCAATATGTGGCAGCCTATGATTGGGATGAAATGCTGACCGGGCTTCTGGAGAAGCTACATATAGAACAGCGGCTGGATATCGAGGAGCTGGTGATCAAACACGCAGTCCCGGGCAAAATCAGGCTGCTCGAAGAAGGCAGTGTAGAGGTGTTGAAGCAGCTGAGGGAGGCGGGCTTTTCTCTGGCTGCTGTCACGAACGGTTTTTTCAAGTATCAGTTCCCTGTCATGGAGGCACTTGGGCTGAGCGGTTATTTTGATGAGATTGTCACACCGGAGAGGGCAGGTGCAGGCAAACCGGATCCTGCCATCCTTCGTATGTTTGGGGGGAATGTTGTCGCTCATATCGGCGATCGGCTGGATCACGATGTGAAGCTGGCCAACGACTATGGATGCTTGTCGGTCTTTGTGTATCACAATCTTCCGAGAGCGCTTCTTTCCGTTCACCCTTCCGAACGCGCCTGCGATGCTTCCATGGCCGGTATCTTAACGGAGAAATGGGAGCAGGAGAGCAGCGGCACGGCGAATGGTCCACTGGCTCGGTTATGCAAGCCCAAAGTGGTTGTGGCTGCAGTGCGTGAACTGTTAACTTTAGAGGAATTGAAAAAAGTGTAG
- a CDS encoding ABC transporter substrate-binding protein, whose amino-acid sequence MRRVGVILFSFLLVFFLAACSASPPAAKPAEGTSQPAAQEPQKEPVELVMYSWRTEDKDAYAKILAEFEKKHEHIKVKFKPFKSTEYNTIVTNTLTAGSGVDILQLRPYTIAASIADAGYLLPLDDLKGVSDIPKDYLDAARGSDGKVYGVPLSINSAVIFYNKKLFADNGLQPPQTWDELIAVCEALKAKGITPIAQSGKAAYLLSITHSVIAPGSIGGNDYIEKMLRGESNFKDAAFVESIQRMQELAPFFPQDFVAIDDKDAQALFYTGKAGMYINGSYRLETFEKLNPDMELDFIPGLAKEKGGDAPMVNWVDGSYGIVKSTKHPEEAKLLMEFLASQEFGQRFSDELNRLSAIPGVTPKNPLVQKMTQLSEKSMVPYLMLVHFGEGTPTTKTTFEDSLQGMYIDKLTVEQVADATQASADKWFQPVK is encoded by the coding sequence ATGAGAAGAGTTGGCGTCATTCTGTTTTCTTTCCTGCTCGTATTCTTCCTGGCTGCATGCAGTGCGAGTCCTCCGGCAGCCAAACCCGCCGAAGGGACCAGCCAGCCAGCCGCCCAAGAGCCCCAGAAAGAGCCTGTGGAACTGGTAATGTACAGCTGGCGGACGGAGGACAAGGACGCGTACGCCAAAATCCTTGCCGAGTTTGAAAAGAAGCATGAGCACATCAAGGTCAAGTTCAAGCCCTTTAAGTCGACGGAGTACAACACGATCGTGACCAACACCCTGACAGCGGGATCGGGCGTCGATATTCTGCAGCTGCGGCCGTATACGATCGCTGCCTCTATCGCGGATGCCGGTTATCTGCTTCCGCTTGACGATCTCAAAGGAGTGAGCGACATCCCCAAGGATTATCTCGATGCCGCACGCGGAAGCGACGGCAAGGTCTACGGCGTGCCGCTGTCGATTAACTCGGCCGTGATCTTCTATAATAAAAAGCTGTTTGCCGACAATGGCCTGCAGCCGCCGCAGACGTGGGACGAATTGATCGCCGTGTGCGAAGCCCTGAAAGCCAAAGGAATCACGCCGATCGCCCAATCCGGCAAAGCCGCTTACCTCTTGTCGATTACCCACAGCGTGATCGCACCCGGCTCCATTGGGGGAAATGATTATATCGAGAAGATGCTCAGAGGGGAGAGCAATTTTAAAGACGCCGCTTTCGTGGAGTCGATCCAACGGATGCAAGAGCTGGCGCCGTTTTTCCCGCAAGATTTTGTCGCGATCGACGACAAAGATGCGCAAGCCCTTTTCTACACGGGCAAGGCGGGGATGTACATCAATGGAAGCTACCGTCTGGAGACCTTTGAAAAATTAAATCCGGACATGGAGCTGGATTTCATCCCGGGACTTGCCAAGGAAAAGGGAGGCGATGCCCCCATGGTTAACTGGGTGGATGGCTCCTACGGGATTGTCAAATCGACCAAACATCCCGAAGAGGCGAAGCTTTTGATGGAATTCCTCGCCTCCCAAGAGTTCGGTCAGCGGTTCAGCGATGAATTGAATCGCCTGAGCGCCATTCCGGGAGTCACTCCCAAAAATCCGCTCGTCCAAAAAATGACGCAGCTCAGTGAAAAAAGCATGGTGCCGTATCTGATGCTGGTTCATTTTGGCGAGGGAACCCCGACGACCAAAACGACCTTTGAAGATTCGCTTCAAGGCATGTATATCGACAAATTGACGGTCGAGCAGGTAGCCGACGCCACGCAAGCATCTGCGGACAAGTGGTTTCAGCCGGTGAAATAG
- a CDS encoding CAP domain-containing protein, which translates to MKKWLWIGVFALSAAGIGKLYPADGSSMILASIQPVKLYWDGKEVTAPDKPGYYPTQSGDQPATLSYKGNMYIPLTLAGRLENKPVKQDHTAAFVGQAPVGGDDQAAGARSGSGKADGEPPQMHAADGAQSGQPATRRSDAAAPADSSAKQPAPSSPATAARTAAARESVKTAAETTLFGIALGMTEADVIESLGRPDREEPSGLGYQWLIYNRNPARYLQVGIMDGKVVDLYSNAAEVKLGQVGIGTSLSALGRQYKLQPTLSFSYQRAQVQITNQPSLRPLVIEDGIPRIFYLDKQNRDKVTGIRLIDTLILMRGGYYETRWTYQGEAPHFDPPPLTIKQQEAVNAAREKQVLDLVNVIRYRYNLPKVQWSEQAAQVARGHSQDMKNHDYFDHVSATTGMDPFERLRKAGLSYSMAGENIAAGYPDSIEAHESWMNSLGHRKNVLEKGFTHLGVGVKADYYTQAFLTPKP; encoded by the coding sequence ATGAAAAAATGGCTCTGGATCGGCGTGTTTGCTCTCTCCGCAGCAGGCATAGGCAAGCTGTACCCTGCGGATGGCTCGTCCATGATTCTCGCATCCATCCAGCCTGTGAAACTATATTGGGACGGAAAAGAAGTAACGGCCCCGGACAAGCCCGGCTACTACCCGACGCAAAGCGGCGACCAACCGGCCACGCTGTCGTACAAGGGGAATATGTACATCCCCCTGACCCTGGCCGGCCGACTCGAAAATAAACCGGTGAAGCAGGACCACACCGCTGCTTTTGTGGGACAGGCTCCCGTCGGCGGGGATGATCAAGCTGCCGGAGCACGGAGCGGATCAGGCAAAGCCGACGGGGAGCCGCCGCAGATGCACGCGGCAGACGGAGCGCAATCCGGTCAGCCGGCCACCCGCCGCTCCGATGCCGCTGCTCCCGCCGATTCGTCCGCCAAACAGCCTGCTCCCTCATCCCCTGCCACTGCCGCCCGGACGGCTGCCGCCAGGGAATCTGTGAAGACAGCGGCAGAGACTACCCTGTTCGGAATTGCGCTGGGAATGACTGAGGCCGACGTGATCGAGTCGCTGGGCCGGCCCGACCGGGAGGAGCCGAGCGGACTGGGCTATCAATGGCTCATCTATAACCGCAATCCGGCCCGCTATCTGCAGGTGGGGATCATGGACGGCAAGGTGGTGGACCTCTATTCCAACGCCGCCGAAGTGAAGCTGGGCCAAGTCGGGATCGGCACCAGCCTGTCTGCCTTGGGCCGCCAGTACAAGCTGCAGCCCACGCTCTCCTTTTCCTATCAGCGCGCCCAGGTGCAGATCACCAATCAACCCAGCCTGCGGCCGCTGGTGATTGAGGACGGCATCCCCCGTATCTTCTATCTGGACAAGCAAAACCGCGACAAAGTGACAGGCATTCGCCTGATCGACACCTTGATTCTGATGAGAGGCGGCTACTATGAGACACGCTGGACCTACCAAGGAGAAGCGCCCCATTTTGACCCGCCGCCCCTGACCATCAAGCAGCAGGAGGCCGTCAATGCCGCTCGGGAAAAACAGGTGCTCGACCTGGTCAATGTGATCCGCTACCGCTACAACCTCCCGAAAGTCCAATGGAGCGAACAGGCTGCTCAGGTCGCGCGCGGACACAGCCAGGACATGAAAAACCATGACTACTTTGATCACGTCTCGGCCACCACCGGGATGGATCCCTTCGAACGCCTTCGCAAGGCTGGACTCTCCTACAGCATGGCCGGAGAAAACATCGCCGCCGGCTATCCGGACTCCATCGAAGCCCATGAGAGCTGGATGAACAGCCTGGGCCACCGGAAAAACGTTCTGGAGAAAGGCTTTACCCACCTGGGCGTGGGCGTGAAAGCTGATTACTACACGCAGGCATTTTTGACACCCAAGCCGTGA
- the tatA gene encoding twin-arginine translocase TatA/TatE family subunit, which translates to MSTIGVPGLILILVLALVLFGPKKLPELGRAVGHTLKEFKNATRGLTRDDDEDDDAKAQQQLPQQQAAKTTVVTEKDAFDREKMEQEIRERLERERIEKEIREKLEQERLQAENAQQKA; encoded by the coding sequence ATGAGTACGATTGGAGTACCTGGTCTTATTTTAATCTTGGTGCTGGCGTTGGTGCTGTTTGGGCCGAAAAAGCTGCCCGAGCTGGGAAGAGCGGTCGGCCATACGTTGAAGGAATTTAAAAATGCGACCCGCGGCCTGACCCGCGACGACGACGAGGATGACGATGCTAAGGCGCAGCAGCAGCTGCCGCAGCAGCAGGCGGCAAAGACAACGGTCGTTACGGAAAAGGACGCCTTTGACCGCGAAAAGATGGAGCAGGAAATTCGCGAAAGACTGGAGCGGGAGCGTATCGAGAAGGAAATCCGGGAAAAACTGGAGCAGGAACGCTTGCAGGCAGAGAACGCCCAACAAAAGGCGTAA
- a CDS encoding carbohydrate ABC transporter permease produces MASRIGQFAKYLVLLIFSFFALYPIFLMIASSFKSNIDILTAPLAPPETFSLENYKLVWNKVNFGAYIWNSVYVSGLSVFLILFLSSMAAFYLSRYPFRWNPYVLFFFMLGLMLPMKLAILPLYMIMLKLQLLDTLTSLVILYVAGGIPFAVFVFYGFFKTLPTDLDQSARLDGCNGFQVYYKIILPLMKPALATVGIVHLIGVWNDFFYPLIFLKSEELSTIPLGVLTLFGEYDTEWNLLFASLAISSLPMIVAFLFASKQFIEGLTSGAIK; encoded by the coding sequence ATGGCCTCTCGGATTGGGCAATTTGCCAAATACCTGGTGTTGCTCATTTTTTCCTTTTTCGCCTTGTATCCGATTTTTTTGATGATTGCCTCTTCGTTCAAATCCAATATAGACATCCTGACAGCGCCATTGGCTCCGCCTGAGACGTTCTCCCTGGAAAATTACAAACTGGTGTGGAACAAGGTGAATTTCGGCGCGTATATTTGGAATAGCGTCTACGTCAGCGGCCTGTCCGTCTTTTTGATCTTATTTTTGTCTTCGATGGCCGCCTTTTATTTATCCCGGTATCCGTTTCGGTGGAATCCCTATGTCCTGTTCTTTTTTATGCTGGGATTGATGCTGCCAATGAAGCTGGCGATATTGCCGCTCTATATGATCATGCTGAAGCTGCAATTGCTCGATACGCTGACGTCTCTCGTGATTTTGTATGTAGCGGGAGGCATCCCTTTTGCTGTCTTTGTCTTTTACGGGTTCTTCAAAACGCTGCCGACTGACCTGGATCAGTCCGCACGTCTCGACGGCTGCAATGGCTTTCAGGTCTACTATAAAATTATTCTTCCCCTGATGAAGCCGGCACTGGCCACCGTTGGCATCGTGCATTTGATTGGGGTGTGGAATGACTTTTTCTATCCGTTGATCTTTTTAAAAAGCGAAGAATTGAGCACGATTCCGCTGGGGGTGTTAACTCTCTTTGGTGAGTACGATACGGAGTGGAATCTGCTCTTTGCCAGCCTGGCGATCTCTTCGCTGCCTATGATTGTCGCGTTTCTGTTTGCATCCAAGCAGTTTATTGAGGGCTTAACATCGGGGGCGATTAAATAA
- the tatC gene encoding twin-arginine translocase subunit TatC, whose amino-acid sequence MSEDREMTVVEHLTELRTRIIWVLAVFVVALIAGFFCAGPLIEYLKEKPITQGVPLISLHPSDTLRVYMQFAFLVGAVVTLPVALFHIWRFVSPGLQANERRVTLYFIPAAFFLFILGVLFGYYVVFPMIMLFVTGISLGMDVKPNYGIAEYFGFLFNLVIPFGILFQLPIIVIFLTRLRILNPMRLAKMRRFAYFGLAVVGITLTPPEIVSDILVTVPLLLLYEVSIWLSKIVYRRQLKTDEEWEQEYKLEADEAVR is encoded by the coding sequence ATGTCTGAAGATCGTGAAATGACGGTAGTTGAGCATCTGACCGAATTGCGCACGCGCATCATCTGGGTGCTGGCGGTATTCGTCGTCGCCCTGATCGCCGGATTCTTCTGCGCCGGTCCGCTCATCGAATACTTGAAGGAAAAACCGATCACACAGGGAGTACCGCTCATCTCCCTGCATCCCTCGGATACCCTGCGCGTCTACATGCAGTTCGCGTTTTTGGTAGGGGCCGTGGTTACGCTGCCGGTGGCCTTGTTCCATATCTGGAGGTTCGTCTCTCCGGGTCTGCAGGCAAATGAACGGCGGGTTACCCTGTACTTCATTCCGGCCGCATTCTTTTTGTTTATCCTCGGCGTCCTGTTTGGCTACTATGTCGTCTTTCCCATGATCATGCTGTTCGTAACAGGCATCTCGCTGGGGATGGACGTGAAGCCCAACTACGGAATCGCGGAGTATTTCGGCTTTTTGTTTAATCTGGTGATACCGTTTGGGATTTTGTTTCAGTTGCCGATTATCGTCATCTTCCTGACCAGGCTGAGAATTTTAAACCCGATGCGCCTGGCCAAGATGCGCAGATTCGCCTATTTTGGACTGGCTGTGGTCGGGATTACCCTGACGCCCCCGGAGATCGTCAGCGACATTCTGGTGACGGTGCCTCTCCTGCTCTTGTACGAGGTGAGCATCTGGCTATCCAAGATCGTCTATCGCAGACAGTTGAAAACAGACGAAGAATGGGAACAAGAATACAAACTGGAAGCGGATGAGGCCGTCCGCTGA
- a CDS encoding carbohydrate ABC transporter permease, which translates to MNWKKHLVHALLLPALVVYVWFQVYPIFSAFWNSFYSWNGLQRGTFIGLENFIRLFTESPFQEMFYRGFGHNVIFFIVTVISKLMVAFILALLITSKIRGKEFFKTVIFLPKLLSVIVVGFLFSLILNPTYGALNTFLSFIGLEEWARPWLGSPDTALYTIILVNSWYGLGFAVLIFLAGLQAIPSEIYDAAKVDGASGLTMLFRITLPLAMPAVMVMTILTFIGAFEAFELIFAMQGSQGGPYYSTDVLATYFYRLAFGSVDGGESIGLGSALAVVLFLMISSATAILLFFFKRKEYEQ; encoded by the coding sequence ATGAACTGGAAAAAGCATTTGGTGCATGCTTTGCTCCTGCCTGCTCTGGTGGTCTATGTCTGGTTTCAGGTCTACCCGATTTTTTCCGCATTCTGGAACAGCTTTTACTCATGGAACGGGCTGCAGCGAGGCACATTTATCGGACTTGAGAATTTCATTCGCCTGTTTACGGAGTCGCCCTTTCAGGAGATGTTTTACCGCGGCTTTGGCCATAATGTCATTTTTTTTATCGTTACCGTAATTTCCAAACTGATGGTTGCGTTTATTCTCGCGCTCCTCATTACCAGCAAAATACGCGGAAAAGAGTTTTTCAAGACGGTGATCTTTTTGCCCAAGCTTCTCTCGGTGATCGTCGTCGGTTTTCTGTTCAGCCTGATCCTAAACCCGACCTACGGAGCGCTCAATACGTTTCTATCCTTTATTGGCCTGGAGGAGTGGGCGAGACCCTGGCTGGGCAGTCCCGACACCGCCTTGTACACGATTATCCTGGTGAACAGCTGGTATGGGCTGGGCTTTGCGGTGCTGATCTTCTTAGCCGGCTTGCAGGCGATCCCCTCGGAGATCTATGACGCGGCCAAAGTAGACGGGGCATCGGGTCTGACGATGCTGTTTCGGATCACGCTGCCGTTGGCGATGCCTGCGGTGATGGTGATGACCATCCTGACATTTATCGGCGCTTTTGAGGCGTTTGAGCTGATCTTCGCGATGCAAGGCTCCCAGGGCGGTCCCTACTATTCCACGGACGTGCTGGCGACCTATTTTTATCGCTTGGCCTTTGGCTCGGTGGATGGCGGGGAGTCGATCGGACTGGGTTCCGCGCTTGCGGTCGTGCTGTTTTTGATGATATCCAGCGCCACGGCTATTCTGCTTTTCTTCTTCAAACGAAAAGAATACGAACAATGA
- the groL gene encoding chaperonin GroEL (60 kDa chaperone family; promotes refolding of misfolded polypeptides especially under stressful conditions; forms two stacked rings of heptamers to form a barrel-shaped 14mer; ends can be capped by GroES; misfolded proteins enter the barrel where they are refolded when GroES binds), with protein MAKQIKFSEDARRAMLRGVETLANAVKVTLGPKGRNVVLEKKFGSPLITNDGVTIAKEIELEDAYENMGAQLVKEVATKTNDVAGDGTTTATVLAYAMIREGLKNVTAGANPMVIRRGMDKAVRAAVEEIKSIAKPVESKGAIAQVAAISADDKEVGELIAEAMEKVGKDGVITVEESKGFTTELDVVEGMQFDRGYASPYMITDTDKMEAVLNNPYILITDKKISNIQEILPVLEQVVQSGKPLLIIAEDVEGEALATLVVNKLRGTFTAVAVKAPGFGDRRKAMLGDIATLTGGEVITEELGLELKSTKLDQLGRAGKVVVTKENTTIVEGEGNKADIDARVAQIRQQIEDTTSEFDREKLQERLAKLSGGVAVIKVGAATETELKEKKLRIEDALNSTRAAVEEGIVPGGGTTLVNAIKAVEKVVAEGEEAVGVQIVLRALEEPVRQIAANAGLEGSVIVERLKKEPVGIGFNAATEEWVNMLEAGIVDAAKVTRSALSNAASVAAMLLTTEAVVADKPEENKGPAGMPDMGGMGMM; from the coding sequence ATGGCAAAACAAATCAAGTTCTCTGAAGATGCTCGCCGCGCGATGCTCCGCGGTGTTGAAACATTGGCAAATGCCGTTAAAGTAACCCTCGGTCCAAAAGGCCGCAACGTGGTTCTGGAGAAAAAATTCGGTTCCCCGCTGATCACCAATGACGGCGTGACCATCGCAAAAGAAATCGAACTGGAAGACGCCTATGAAAACATGGGTGCGCAACTGGTAAAAGAAGTCGCGACCAAAACCAACGATGTAGCCGGTGACGGTACTACGACTGCAACCGTTCTGGCTTATGCCATGATTCGTGAAGGTCTGAAAAACGTAACAGCCGGCGCCAACCCGATGGTAATCCGTCGCGGTATGGACAAAGCTGTTCGCGCTGCTGTAGAAGAAATCAAGTCGATCGCGAAGCCGGTAGAAAGCAAAGGTGCGATCGCACAAGTAGCCGCTATCTCCGCTGACGACAAAGAAGTAGGCGAACTGATCGCGGAAGCCATGGAAAAAGTGGGCAAAGACGGCGTCATCACCGTTGAGGAGTCCAAAGGCTTTACTACTGAGCTGGATGTAGTAGAAGGTATGCAATTCGACCGCGGTTATGCTTCTCCGTACATGATCACCGATACGGACAAGATGGAAGCGGTTCTGAACAACCCGTACATCCTGATCACTGACAAGAAAATCTCCAACATCCAGGAAATCCTGCCTGTTCTGGAGCAAGTCGTACAAAGCGGCAAGCCTCTCCTGATCATCGCAGAAGACGTAGAAGGCGAAGCGCTGGCTACCCTCGTGGTAAACAAACTGCGCGGTACCTTCACAGCAGTAGCGGTAAAAGCTCCTGGCTTCGGCGACCGCCGCAAAGCTATGCTGGGTGACATCGCGACTCTGACTGGCGGTGAAGTGATCACCGAAGAACTGGGTCTCGAACTGAAATCCACCAAGCTGGATCAACTGGGCCGTGCCGGCAAAGTTGTCGTTACCAAAGAAAACACCACCATCGTCGAAGGCGAAGGCAACAAAGCCGACATCGACGCACGCGTGGCTCAAATCCGTCAACAAATCGAAGACACCACTTCCGAGTTCGACCGCGAAAAACTGCAAGAGCGTCTGGCGAAACTGTCCGGCGGCGTAGCGGTTATCAAAGTGGGCGCTGCTACCGAAACCGAACTGAAAGAGAAGAAACTGCGCATCGAGGATGCCCTCAACTCCACTCGCGCTGCTGTGGAAGAAGGTATCGTACCTGGTGGCGGTACGACTCTCGTAAATGCAATCAAAGCAGTTGAGAAGGTAGTTGCAGAAGGCGAAGAGGCAGTGGGTGTACAAATCGTACTCCGCGCGCTGGAAGAGCCAGTTCGTCAAATCGCTGCCAACGCAGGCCTCGAAGGCTCTGTTATCGTTGAGCGCCTGAAAAAAGAACCGGTAGGCATCGGCTTCAACGCTGCTACCGAAGAGTGGGTAAACATGCTGGAAGCAGGTATCGTGGACGCAGCGAAAGTAACTCGTTCCGCTCTGTCCAACGCTGCATCCGTCGCAGCTATGCTCCTGACGACAGAAGCAGTCGTTGCCGACAAACCAGAAGAAAACAAAGGACCGGCCGGCATGCCAGACATGGGCGGCATGGGCATGATGTAA
- the groES gene encoding co-chaperone GroES, protein MLKPLGDRVVLEPISKEETTASGIVLPDTAKEKPQEGRVVAVGSGRVSDNGERIALEVKEGDKVIFSKYAGTEVKVDNKEYLVLRESDILAIIG, encoded by the coding sequence GTGCTGAAGCCATTGGGTGACCGTGTAGTACTCGAACCAATTTCCAAAGAGGAGACAACCGCTAGCGGCATCGTTCTCCCTGACACTGCGAAGGAAAAACCGCAAGAAGGGCGTGTCGTTGCAGTAGGTTCCGGTCGTGTTTCCGACAACGGAGAGCGCATTGCTTTGGAAGTAAAAGAAGGCGACAAAGTTATTTTCTCCAAATACGCCGGCACCGAAGTGAAAGTGGATAACAAAGAATACCTCGTGCTTCGCGAATCCGACATCCTGGCTATCATCGGCTAA